Proteins from a single region of Bartonella sp. M0283:
- the lpxA gene encoding acyl-ACP--UDP-N-acetylglucosamine O-acyltransferase, with translation MSGVEIHPTAIVEKGAELGTNVKIGPFCTVSADAVIGDDSRLLSHVVIMGPTTLGANALVYPNAVLGGDPQNNKHKGGRTTLVIGKNCIIREGVTMHRGSDTSRGTTTVGDDCEFLAYAHVAHDCALGNHVTFSNNVMIGGHVVIGDYVIIGGGGAVHQFVRVGHHAFVGGLAALVGDLIPYGSAIGVHAWLGGLNIIGMKRSGLPHSEIHAVRHAVPMLFDRTKPIAERATDVRNAYPASKAVTDIIDFVEADHKRAFCTPKLDNTNSSDEIGY, from the coding sequence ATGTCCGGTGTTGAAATTCATCCAACTGCGATTGTGGAAAAAGGTGCAGAACTTGGTACCAATGTAAAAATCGGGCCTTTTTGTACCGTAAGCGCGGACGCTGTCATTGGCGATGATTCCCGTTTGTTGAGCCATGTTGTCATAATGGGCCCAACCACATTGGGGGCAAACGCTCTTGTCTATCCGAATGCTGTTTTAGGGGGAGATCCTCAAAATAATAAACACAAAGGTGGACGTACCACTTTGGTTATCGGAAAAAATTGCATCATCCGTGAAGGTGTCACCATGCATCGCGGGTCGGATACAAGCCGTGGAACAACAACGGTTGGCGATGATTGCGAATTTTTGGCTTATGCCCATGTGGCTCATGATTGTGCCTTGGGAAATCATGTAACATTTTCCAACAATGTGATGATCGGTGGCCATGTTGTGATCGGTGATTACGTGATTATTGGTGGTGGCGGTGCGGTTCATCAATTCGTTCGTGTCGGGCATCATGCTTTTGTTGGTGGTTTGGCCGCTCTGGTTGGTGATCTCATTCCCTACGGGTCTGCTATCGGCGTCCACGCATGGCTTGGTGGCTTGAATATTATAGGCATGAAAAGATCAGGTTTGCCGCATAGTGAAATTCACGCTGTGCGTCATGCTGTACCGATGCTCTTTGACAGAACCAAACCCATTGCCGAAAGAGCCACTGATGTGCGTAATGCCTATCCAGCTTCAAAAGCGGTAACTGACATTATCGATTTTGTTGAAGCTGATCATAAACGCGCATTTTGTACGCCAAAACTCGATAATACAAATAGCAGCGACGAAATCGGATATTGA
- the bamA gene encoding outer membrane protein assembly factor BamA has product MTANSKFLSAASALALTVAMAVPATVTVSVLGMGVAQAAVVHSIEVRGNQRVDAQTIRDNTGIKVGKNFSNNDIDEGLKRLFAMGLFSDVKMKQVGGTLVVSVKEYEVVNQVLFQGNKKVKDPDLQRVISLKPREAFDPAKLASDEQSIRDAYRYVGRNDAEVSAQTVDLGQGRVNVVFKITEGKKTKIDDITFEGNKAFGNRRLRDVIATKRSNILSWLTRGDVYSDDRLQADQEALRRFYFNHGYADFQIVSADATFDEASNSYKIKFVVDEGARYKLGDVQVDSTIEGIDTQSMQKVLKTHEGDVYSAKRIEDSVLAINNKVADSGYAFAKVEPRGDRDFNNHTMSIVYNIDQGPRAYVERIEIRGNDKTRDYVIRRELDLNEGDAYNQTMVQRAKRRLEGLGFFQTVNVSTAPGSEPDQVILVVDVTEKSTGEFSIGGGYTTGGDSPGASVEASITERNFLGRGQYVRIGAGAGEDDARNYNLSFTEPYFLGYRLSAGFDIFRRTYRMNDDYDVKQTGGSVRFGVPITEQLTGSIAYNYVQEEYDLDHKHRYDDRARENGTSKEYEEMKDYSGAIVEASKNSPWIRSSVSYGLTYNTIDDMKNPHDGLFIRGIQEYAGVGGDANFLKTTGKAMMYKTISETYDLVGLLSVGGGYIHEIGDDGVRIFDMFKSNSDMIRGFKYNGIGPRQRSTDGDKYFLGGTTYMNATAEIQFPMPVVPDSLGMRGAFFADTATLYGNKYDPVYDFEQAVTGDESAWRASAGVSLMWASPFGPLRFDYAWPVAKESGDRTQNFNFGVSTKF; this is encoded by the coding sequence ATGACGGCGAATTCGAAATTTCTTAGCGCAGCATCTGCACTGGCACTTACAGTAGCAATGGCCGTTCCGGCAACTGTAACTGTCTCGGTTTTGGGAATGGGGGTTGCACAGGCGGCTGTCGTTCACTCCATCGAGGTTCGTGGCAACCAGCGTGTTGACGCACAGACGATTCGTGATAACACGGGTATCAAGGTTGGAAAGAATTTTTCCAATAATGATATTGATGAAGGTTTGAAGCGGCTTTTTGCAATGGGGCTGTTTTCCGACGTCAAGATGAAGCAGGTTGGTGGTACGCTCGTCGTTTCTGTCAAGGAGTACGAAGTCGTCAATCAGGTGCTTTTCCAAGGCAATAAAAAGGTCAAAGATCCTGATTTGCAGCGCGTTATTTCGCTCAAGCCACGCGAAGCTTTCGATCCTGCCAAACTTGCATCCGACGAACAGTCCATTCGTGATGCCTATCGTTATGTAGGTCGTAATGATGCTGAGGTTTCGGCTCAGACTGTCGATCTCGGGCAAGGACGTGTGAACGTCGTCTTCAAGATCACAGAAGGCAAGAAAACCAAAATTGACGATATTACCTTTGAAGGAAATAAGGCTTTTGGTAACCGCCGTCTGCGTGATGTTATCGCGACCAAACGCTCCAATATCCTCTCCTGGCTGACCAGAGGCGATGTTTATAGTGACGATCGCTTGCAGGCTGATCAGGAAGCTTTACGCCGTTTCTATTTCAATCACGGTTATGCAGATTTTCAGATTGTTTCGGCTGATGCGACATTCGATGAAGCCAGTAATTCCTATAAAATCAAATTCGTTGTTGATGAAGGTGCCCGCTATAAATTAGGCGATGTACAGGTTGATAGCACGATTGAAGGGATTGATACCCAGTCGATGCAAAAAGTGCTGAAGACCCATGAAGGTGATGTCTATTCGGCCAAGCGCATTGAAGACTCGGTATTGGCAATCAATAACAAAGTTGCTGATTCGGGCTATGCTTTTGCTAAAGTTGAGCCGCGTGGTGACCGTGATTTCAATAATCATACGATGTCTATCGTTTATAATATCGATCAGGGGCCAAGAGCCTATGTCGAGCGCATTGAAATTCGCGGTAACGATAAAACACGTGACTATGTTATCCGTCGCGAACTCGACCTGAACGAAGGTGATGCTTATAACCAGACAATGGTGCAGCGTGCTAAACGGCGCCTTGAAGGGTTGGGCTTCTTCCAGACTGTCAATGTTTCGACAGCACCGGGCTCAGAACCTGATCAGGTTATCCTTGTTGTTGATGTGACCGAAAAATCGACTGGTGAGTTCTCGATCGGTGGCGGTTATACAACAGGTGGTGATTCGCCGGGTGCTTCGGTTGAAGCTTCAATTACAGAGCGTAACTTCTTGGGGCGCGGCCAATATGTCCGTATTGGTGCCGGTGCTGGTGAAGACGACGCACGTAACTATAATTTGTCATTTACCGAGCCTTATTTCCTTGGTTATCGCTTGTCAGCCGGTTTTGATATTTTCCGTCGTACATATCGCATGAATGACGATTATGATGTCAAGCAAACAGGCGGTTCGGTTCGTTTTGGTGTGCCGATTACCGAGCAGTTGACCGGTAGCATCGCTTATAACTATGTTCAGGAAGAATATGATCTTGACCATAAGCATCGCTATGACGATCGTGCAAGAGAGAACGGTACGAGTAAAGAATATGAAGAGATGAAAGATTATTCCGGTGCCATTGTTGAGGCTTCGAAGAATAGTCCGTGGATCCGTTCGTCAGTCAGCTATGGTTTGACTTATAATACGATAGATGACATGAAAAATCCGCATGATGGTCTCTTTATTCGCGGTATTCAGGAATATGCCGGTGTCGGCGGTGACGCGAACTTCTTGAAGACGACCGGTAAGGCCATGATGTACAAGACGATTTCGGAAACATACGATCTCGTTGGGTTGTTGTCGGTCGGCGGTGGTTATATCCACGAGATCGGTGACGATGGTGTCCGTATCTTCGATATGTTCAAGAGCAATTCGGACATGATACGTGGTTTCAAATATAATGGTATCGGTCCACGTCAACGGTCTACAGATGGAGATAAGTACTTCCTCGGTGGCACAACCTATATGAATGCCACAGCGGAAATCCAATTCCCGATGCCGGTCGTTCCGGATAGCTTGGGTATGCGTGGTGCGTTCTTCGCAGATACGGCAACTCTTTATGGCAATAAGTATGATCCGGTCTATGATTTTGAACAAGCAGTTACTGGTGATGAAAGTGCATGGCGTGCATCTGCCGGTGTCAGCTTGATGTGGGCTTCGCCATTTGGGCCATTGCGCTTTGACTATGCTTGGCCTGTTGCTAAAGAGAGCGGTGACCGGACACAGAACTTCAACTTTGGTGTCTCGACCAAGTTCTAA
- the fabZ gene encoding 3-hydroxyacyl-ACP dehydratase FabZ, whose protein sequence is MNAAVEKNSLEAVDIRKLLSILPHRYPFLLIDRIIDIDGDQSAIGIKNVTVNEPHFTGHFPENPIMPGVLIIEAMAQTAGAISLLVQGDEKPGVVYLMTVDKAKFRKPVVPGDQLRLHVKKLKQHGGIRRFSCLAEVDGNRVAEAEVAAMIAVAENKEE, encoded by the coding sequence ATGAACGCTGCTGTTGAGAAGAACAGTCTGGAGGCAGTTGACATTCGTAAACTGCTGTCAATATTGCCTCATCGTTACCCGTTTCTTCTTATCGATCGTATTATTGATATTGATGGTGATCAATCGGCAATCGGCATTAAAAATGTTACGGTAAACGAACCGCACTTCACAGGCCATTTTCCGGAAAACCCGATTATGCCGGGTGTGCTAATCATTGAAGCGATGGCTCAGACTGCCGGCGCAATTTCGTTGCTTGTTCAGGGCGACGAAAAACCCGGCGTTGTTTATCTCATGACCGTCGATAAAGCAAAATTCCGTAAACCTGTTGTGCCGGGAGATCAGTTGAGGCTCCATGTCAAGAAATTGAAACAACATGGTGGAATCAGACGCTTTTCTTGCCTTGCGGAAGTTGATGGAAATCGCGTGGCAGAAGCGGAAGTTGCTGCTATGATTGCGGTTGCCGAGAATAAAGAAGAATAG
- a CDS encoding LpxI family protein has protein sequence MGKGDTKRSLSGRTAIIAGNGVLPLAVANAIEEMGGKPFLVPLKGEADPRLYSYDHCEISVVQLARLIKALKKANITNVILAGGVKSRPNLKDLRPDWTTLSALPKLFRALGQGDDALLKAFISVVEKYGFHVVGAHEVVPQLLAPKGFNLTKKRADEKNWRDIMLAAEAAAILGKLDIGQGAVAVKGRVVAVEGAEGTDNMLRRVTEMRNEKRIPLTGGVLVKRAKEQQDERADLPTIGPETIIHAKQCHLDGVAVEAERTFIVSLKETVEQADKCSLFIETFGKNEYV, from the coding sequence ATGGGGAAGGGCGACACAAAACGTAGCCTTTCCGGTCGCACCGCTATCATCGCGGGAAATGGTGTTTTGCCTTTGGCTGTTGCCAACGCAATAGAAGAAATGGGGGGAAAGCCGTTTCTTGTTCCACTGAAAGGCGAGGCCGATCCGAGACTTTACTCCTATGATCATTGTGAAATCTCGGTCGTACAGCTAGCAAGACTGATAAAAGCTTTGAAAAAAGCGAATATCACCAATGTTATATTGGCAGGTGGTGTCAAAAGTCGGCCTAATCTCAAAGATCTGCGCCCTGATTGGACAACGTTATCAGCATTGCCAAAATTGTTTCGTGCTTTGGGGCAGGGAGACGATGCACTTTTGAAAGCCTTCATTAGCGTTGTCGAAAAATATGGTTTTCATGTTGTGGGCGCCCACGAAGTCGTTCCACAATTATTGGCACCCAAAGGATTCAATCTGACGAAGAAACGCGCTGACGAAAAAAATTGGCGGGATATTATGCTTGCAGCGGAGGCAGCTGCAATTTTGGGAAAACTTGATATCGGTCAGGGAGCAGTTGCTGTAAAAGGGCGCGTCGTGGCCGTTGAAGGTGCGGAGGGTACCGATAACATGTTGCGCCGTGTCACGGAAATGCGTAATGAAAAACGCATTCCTCTAACAGGGGGTGTGCTGGTCAAGCGAGCTAAAGAACAACAGGATGAAAGAGCCGATTTGCCCACCATTGGGCCTGAAACAATTATCCATGCCAAACAATGTCATTTGGATGGTGTTGCCGTCGAAGCAGAACGGACTTTCATCGTTTCATTAAAAGAAACGGTTGAACAAGCAGATAAATGTTCGCTTTTTATCGAGACCTTCGGAAAGAACGAATATGTCTGA
- the lpxD gene encoding UDP-3-O-(3-hydroxymyristoyl)glucosamine N-acyltransferase yields the protein MADSLFFTPSRQLTVGEAAALTGAALRNPELSGSVIKHLSSLDNAEPGSLVFVESRKFAKALLGSQALAVFCSEDVASKVPDNIATLVTQSPHRDFAMIGRILFPTASTPAPWFGEYGVSPKAFVHPEAKLEEGVTVEPGAVIGRGAEVGSGTLVSSTAVIGENCRVGRECYIAPSVSIQYSFIGNRVRLYPGVRIGQDGFGYVGGPSGIEKIPQLGRVIIQDDVEIGANTTVDRGALKDTVIGEGTKIDNLVQIAHNVQIGRFCLIAAHCGIAGSSTIGDMTQLGGSVGLADHVKIGSRVQIAAASGVMNDIPDGEKWGGSPARPIKQWFREVAALRNMTKFNKEK from the coding sequence ATGGCGGATTCATTATTTTTTACGCCGTCCCGACAGTTGACTGTTGGCGAGGCGGCAGCTTTAACAGGTGCCGCTTTACGCAATCCTGAATTAAGTGGTTCAGTAATCAAGCATCTTTCTTCGCTTGATAATGCGGAGCCGGGTTCTCTCGTTTTTGTCGAAAGTAGGAAATTTGCAAAGGCGTTGCTCGGGAGCCAGGCTCTTGCCGTTTTCTGTTCCGAAGATGTTGCTTCCAAAGTTCCGGATAATATTGCGACTCTTGTAACGCAATCGCCACATCGCGATTTTGCTATGATTGGACGCATCCTGTTTCCGACAGCTTCAACACCGGCCCCTTGGTTTGGAGAATATGGCGTTTCACCAAAAGCTTTTGTTCATCCGGAGGCAAAACTCGAAGAAGGAGTGACTGTCGAACCGGGTGCTGTTATCGGACGCGGTGCAGAAGTAGGGAGCGGTACGCTTGTTTCCTCAACGGCCGTCATCGGTGAAAATTGTCGGGTAGGGCGTGAATGTTATATCGCGCCATCTGTTTCAATTCAGTATAGCTTTATAGGCAATCGGGTACGTCTTTATCCGGGAGTGAGAATTGGTCAGGACGGGTTCGGTTATGTTGGTGGACCAAGCGGCATTGAAAAAATTCCACAGCTTGGGCGTGTTATTATTCAGGATGATGTAGAAATCGGTGCCAATACAACAGTTGACCGTGGGGCACTGAAAGATACAGTTATCGGCGAAGGAACAAAAATAGATAATCTGGTTCAAATTGCTCATAATGTGCAAATCGGGCGTTTTTGTTTGATTGCAGCGCATTGTGGAATTGCGGGTAGTTCCACAATTGGTGATATGACGCAATTGGGCGGAAGTGTCGGCTTGGCTGATCACGTAAAAATTGGCTCGCGTGTGCAAATTGCTGCAGCAAGCGGCGTTATGAATGACATACCTGACGGCGAAAAATGGGGTGGTAGCCCCGCTCGCCCGATCAAACAATGGTTCCGCGAAGTTGCGGCGCTAAGAAATATGACAAAGTTCAATAAGGAGAAATGA
- the rseP gene encoding RIP metalloprotease RseP, which produces MEIMSFIADVGTPLLRIFGVICVIMVIIFVHEMGHYLVGRWCGIGASAFSLGFGPEICAWTDKRGTRWRIALIPLGGYVKFIGDEDAAGMTSKSDAVALPGSFASAGAWARAATVFAGPFTNALFTVVVLSFFFFSYGRIIIEPVIGSLVDGAPAMTAGLKPGDRFIEMDGQKVESFDDLIGYVSLHGGDPINFTLERSGQPYSVTVTPKPTERDDGFGNKVRVGMIGAGAPADPNNPGRLDPAYEKHINYGLFSAIGEATDKSTFIVVQTVRFIGRLIEGREDRCQLSGPSKTATIAWQVSETGFMSLLNLTAFLSIGIGLINLFPLPPLDGGHLVFYVIEGVIGRPVPKRIQEIIFTVGFVIVVAFMLFAISNDYLCWLG; this is translated from the coding sequence TTGGAAATAATGAGTTTTATTGCTGATGTCGGCACACCGTTATTGCGTATTTTTGGTGTGATATGTGTCATCATGGTCATTATTTTTGTCCATGAAATGGGCCATTATCTCGTGGGGCGCTGGTGCGGTATCGGCGCGAGCGCATTTTCATTGGGGTTTGGTCCGGAAATCTGTGCGTGGACCGATAAGCGTGGCACACGCTGGCGCATTGCATTGATACCTCTTGGCGGCTACGTGAAATTTATCGGCGACGAAGATGCCGCCGGAATGACTTCGAAATCGGATGCTGTGGCGCTTCCCGGATCTTTTGCTTCGGCTGGTGCCTGGGCTCGTGCTGCTACTGTTTTTGCTGGGCCATTTACCAATGCGCTTTTTACCGTTGTGGTCTTGTCGTTTTTCTTTTTTTCTTATGGCAGAATAATCATTGAACCGGTTATCGGTTCGTTGGTGGATGGTGCGCCCGCAATGACGGCAGGGTTAAAACCCGGCGATCGTTTTATCGAGATGGATGGTCAAAAGGTTGAAAGTTTCGACGACCTCATCGGTTATGTTTCACTCCACGGAGGTGATCCGATCAATTTTACTCTGGAAAGATCAGGACAGCCTTATAGCGTTACCGTTACGCCAAAACCAACGGAACGGGATGATGGATTTGGCAATAAAGTTCGCGTCGGCATGATTGGTGCTGGCGCTCCTGCTGATCCGAATAATCCGGGAAGGCTGGATCCTGCCTATGAAAAACATATCAATTATGGATTGTTTTCAGCAATTGGTGAAGCGACGGACAAATCGACTTTTATTGTCGTTCAGACGGTTCGTTTCATCGGGCGTTTAATTGAAGGGCGGGAAGACCGCTGTCAATTGAGTGGTCCTTCGAAAACAGCAACAATAGCATGGCAGGTAAGTGAGACCGGATTTATGTCGCTCCTCAATCTTACCGCGTTTCTTTCAATCGGTATCGGATTGATAAATCTGTTTCCTTTGCCACCGCTTGATGGTGGTCATCTGGTTTTTTATGTTATTGAGGGTGTTATCGGGCGGCCGGTTCCCAAGCGTATTCAGGAAATAATTTTTACCGTTGGCTTTGTTATTGTCGTTGCTTTTATGTTATTTGCGATATCCAACGATTATTTGTGCTGGTTAGGTTGA
- the lpxB gene encoding lipid-A-disaccharide synthase: MSDGPIKIAIVAGEESGDLLGADLISALARKTGRNIKLIGVGGSHLEALGLKSAFNVDDIALMGLGAVLKKLPKLILHIHRLARFIADEKPDCLIIIDSPDFTHRVAKKVRKFAPQIPIIKYIAPSVWAWRPERAKAMCSYIDHVLVVLPFEKKVMHDLQGPPATYVGHRLLTYPPLLAMERMRLRHLEEKKLAPTVVILPGSRHFEIRGLMPIFGAALEILKKRQPAINFVLPTLPRLADSVRKLMSEWRVKVDIVVGEEEKWAAFAKADAALAASGTVSLELALANIPMVLGYKADLFSKTFILPRVKVWSAALPNIIADRPVVPEYFNEFLRPGMLARQVEQLVVAGPVRQAQLDGFSLIKTTMKTSAPSGEIASQALLKYLKLH, from the coding sequence ATGTCTGATGGTCCTATTAAAATTGCTATCGTTGCCGGCGAGGAATCGGGAGATTTGCTGGGAGCAGATCTGATATCGGCACTGGCGCGAAAAACCGGACGCAATATCAAACTCATAGGCGTCGGCGGCTCACATCTTGAAGCATTGGGGCTAAAAAGTGCCTTTAATGTCGATGACATAGCTTTAATGGGGCTTGGTGCTGTTTTGAAAAAACTGCCGAAGCTCATCCTGCATATACATCGTCTTGCGCGGTTTATTGCTGATGAAAAGCCTGATTGTCTGATCATTATCGATAGTCCGGACTTTACCCACCGTGTTGCGAAAAAAGTCCGGAAATTCGCGCCTCAAATCCCTATCATAAAATATATTGCTCCTTCGGTTTGGGCGTGGCGCCCCGAACGAGCCAAGGCAATGTGTTCCTATATCGACCATGTTCTTGTTGTGCTCCCTTTCGAAAAAAAAGTTATGCATGATTTGCAAGGGCCCCCGGCAACTTATGTCGGTCATAGATTGTTGACCTATCCGCCATTGCTGGCAATGGAAAGAATGCGGTTGCGCCATTTGGAAGAGAAAAAGTTGGCGCCGACAGTGGTCATATTACCGGGCTCGAGACATTTTGAAATTCGTGGCTTGATGCCGATTTTCGGGGCAGCTTTGGAAATTTTAAAAAAACGGCAGCCAGCTATCAATTTTGTTTTGCCTACTCTGCCAAGGCTTGCGGACAGTGTGCGCAAGCTTATGAGTGAATGGCGAGTGAAAGTTGATATTGTGGTTGGTGAAGAGGAAAAATGGGCAGCTTTTGCAAAAGCTGATGCGGCACTGGCTGCTTCCGGTACCGTTTCTCTGGAACTAGCCCTTGCTAATATTCCAATGGTTCTTGGCTATAAAGCGGATCTTTTTTCAAAAACCTTCATTTTACCGCGGGTAAAAGTGTGGAGCGCTGCATTGCCTAATATCATCGCCGATCGGCCGGTTGTTCCGGAATATTTCAATGAATTTTTGCGTCCCGGTATGCTTGCCCGTCAGGTCGAACAATTGGTTGTTGCCGGGCCGGTTCGTCAAGCCCAACTTGACGGATTTTCTTTGATCAAAACGACGATGAAAACATCTGCACCGTCTGGCGAAATTGCGTCGCAAGCCTTGTTGAAATATTTGAAGCTTCATTGA